In Cyprinus carpio isolate SPL01 chromosome B7, ASM1834038v1, whole genome shotgun sequence, a genomic segment contains:
- the isl2b gene encoding insulin gene enhancer protein isl-2b isoform X2, whose translation MVDIIFRSSFLDDMGDHSKKKSGLAMCVGCGSQIHDQYILRVSPDLEWHAACLKCVECNQYLDETCTCFVRDGKTYCKRDYVRLFGIKCAKCNLGFSSSDLVMRARDSVYHIECFRCSVCSRQLLPGDEFSVRDEELLCRADHGLALERGSGSSPLSPGHIHSRGLHMAADPVSVRQTPHRNHMHKQSEKTTRVRTVLNEKQLHTLRTCYNANPRPDALMKEQLVEMTGLSPRVIRVWFQNKRCKDKKRSILMKQLQQQHGDKTNLQGMTGTALVAGSPVRHNPSVPGHPVEVQTYQPPWKALSEFALQSDLEQPAFQQLVSFSESGSLGNSSGSDVTSLSSQLPDTPNSMVPSPVET comes from the exons ATGGTGGATATAATATTCAGATCTTCTTTTTTGGATGATATGGGGGATCATTCCAAAA AGAAGTCCGGACTTGCGATGTGTGTAGGCTGCGGCAGTCAGATCCATGACCAGTATATTCTGCGGGTCTCCCCTGACCTGGAGTGGCACGCAGCCTGTTTGAAATGCGTGGAGTGCAACCAATACCTGGACGAGACGTGCACTTGCTTCGTACGGGACGGGAAAACATACTGCAAGAGAGATTATGTAag ATTGTTCGGTATAAAATGCGCAAAATGCAATTTGGGCTTCAGCAGCAGTGATTTGGTCATGAGAGCTCGGGACAGTGTGTATCACATCGAGTGTTTCCGCTGCTCGGTGTGTAGCCGGCAGCTTTTGCCCGGGGACGAGTTCTCCGTCCGGGACGAGGAACTGTTGTGTCGAGCAGATCATGGTCTGGCCCTGGAGCGCGGATCAGGCAGCAGCCCTCTCAGTCCGGGACACATCCACAGCAGAGGACTGCATATGGCAG CTGATCCTGTGTCGGTCCGGCAAACTCCTCATCGGAACCACATGCACAAGCAATCGGAGAAGACCACTCGGGTGAGGACAGTGTTAAACGAAAAGCAGCTACACACTTTACGGACGTGCTACAACGCAAACCCGAGACCAGATGCGCTCATGAAGGAGCAGCTGGTGGAGATGACAGGCCTGAGCCCGCGGGTCATCCGAGTCTGGTTCCAAAACAAGCGCTGCAAGGACAAGAAGAGATCTATCCTCATGAAACAGTTACAACAGCAACATGGCGATAAGACG AATCTGCAGGGCATGACGGGCACTGCGCTGGTTGCAGGCAGCCCAGTTCGACACAACCCCTCAGTGCCAGGACACCCGGTGGAAGTGCAGACTTACCAGCCACCCTGGAAAGCTCTCAGCGAATTTGCACTTCAGAGTGACTTGGAACAACCTGCCTTTCAACAGCTg GTCTCTTTCTCGGAATCCGGTTCTTTAGGAAACTCATCTGGCAGCGACGTGACCTCTCTTTCTTCACAGTTACCGGACACACCGAACAGCATGGTACCGAGCCCGGTGGAGACGTGA
- the isl2b gene encoding insulin gene enhancer protein isl-2b isoform X1: MVDIIFRSSFLDDMGDHSKKKSGLAMCVGCGSQIHDQYILRVSPDLEWHAACLKCVECNQYLDETCTCFVRDGKTYCKRDYVRLFGIKCAKCNLGFSSSDLVMRARDSVYHIECFRCSVCSRQLLPGDEFSVRDEELLCRADHGLALERGSGSSPLSPGHIHSRGLHMAADPVSVRQTPHRNHMHKQSEKTTRVRTVLNEKQLHTLRTCYNANPRPDALMKEQLVEMTGLSPRVIRVWFQNKRCKDKKRSILMKQLQQQHGDKTNLQGMTGTALVAGSPVRHNPSVPGHPVEVQTYQPPWKALSEFALQSDLEQPAFQQLLPDTPNSMVPSPVET, translated from the exons ATGGTGGATATAATATTCAGATCTTCTTTTTTGGATGATATGGGGGATCATTCCAAAA AGAAGTCCGGACTTGCGATGTGTGTAGGCTGCGGCAGTCAGATCCATGACCAGTATATTCTGCGGGTCTCCCCTGACCTGGAGTGGCACGCAGCCTGTTTGAAATGCGTGGAGTGCAACCAATACCTGGACGAGACGTGCACTTGCTTCGTACGGGACGGGAAAACATACTGCAAGAGAGATTATGTAag ATTGTTCGGTATAAAATGCGCAAAATGCAATTTGGGCTTCAGCAGCAGTGATTTGGTCATGAGAGCTCGGGACAGTGTGTATCACATCGAGTGTTTCCGCTGCTCGGTGTGTAGCCGGCAGCTTTTGCCCGGGGACGAGTTCTCCGTCCGGGACGAGGAACTGTTGTGTCGAGCAGATCATGGTCTGGCCCTGGAGCGCGGATCAGGCAGCAGCCCTCTCAGTCCGGGACACATCCACAGCAGAGGACTGCATATGGCAG CTGATCCTGTGTCGGTCCGGCAAACTCCTCATCGGAACCACATGCACAAGCAATCGGAGAAGACCACTCGGGTGAGGACAGTGTTAAACGAAAAGCAGCTACACACTTTACGGACGTGCTACAACGCAAACCCGAGACCAGATGCGCTCATGAAGGAGCAGCTGGTGGAGATGACAGGCCTGAGCCCGCGGGTCATCCGAGTCTGGTTCCAAAACAAGCGCTGCAAGGACAAGAAGAGATCTATCCTCATGAAACAGTTACAACAGCAACATGGCGATAAGACG AATCTGCAGGGCATGACGGGCACTGCGCTGGTTGCAGGCAGCCCAGTTCGACACAACCCCTCAGTGCCAGGACACCCGGTGGAAGTGCAGACTTACCAGCCACCCTGGAAAGCTCTCAGCGAATTTGCACTTCAGAGTGACTTGGAACAACCTGCCTTTCAACAGCTg TTACCGGACACACCGAACAGCATGGTACCGAGCCCGGTGGAGACGTGA